In Papio anubis isolate 15944 chromosome 20, Panubis1.0, whole genome shotgun sequence, the genomic window ccaggccaggcgccatggctcacgcctgtaatcccagcactttgggaggccgaggtgggcagatcacctgaggttgggagttcaagaccagcctggccaacatggtgaaactagcTAGTTTtttacaaaactagctgggcgtggtggtacgcacctgtaatcccagctactcaggaggctgaggcaagagaaccgcttgaaccagggaggcagaggttacagtgagccgagattgcaccactgcacaccagcctgggtgacagggtgagactctgtctcaaaaaaaaaaaaaaaaaaaccacaacaacaaaagcagaaaaccaacaacaacaacaaaaaaaccgtGCACCAACACTAGACAACAGAAACAGATTAGGCCATATTTATTATGCGGATGGAAAAAGAGAATTGTATAAGTGTCAAATGACTGTATCTTTCTGGTCTCTAATTTTGAAACCCTGGTTCTAAGGTAGAAGGTTTTTAATGTGTGGCCAGCTTCTTAAGATGAATGTTGTTAGTGGTAATCTCATGACCTATTTGAATCAGAATTTGGCTGCCACCATAACTCCAAGTGGGACTTGAGGCAAAAAGtaattccttcctccctccctccctcccttccttccttccctccttcctccctccctccctccctttctctttccttccttgaaAAACCTAAATCCACTCATCTTGCAATATTTTGCCTAGCTATTATCTCTGCTTTCATATTTTCTCACTTCTCATAGTTGCAATATTCTGCCTATCTATTATCgctgctttcacattttctcaCTGCTCAGATATAGTTGTCTGACCTTCTTCAGTCTTAGTTGTGTCTTAGACGAGGAAGATGACCCTGACCTTTTCTTAGGTTCACTGGACCTTATGTGTGTTAGAGCAGGTACAGACCGTTTTATCTCTAAGGTCTAAAGTTGCTCTTATCTTGGTAGATTTGATGATGCTAAAGCAGAGAAAAAGGGAATGGGTGAGTCTCCGAGAGGCCAATGAACAGGTGTTAGTCAACATCATGAAATGTTGCCTATAACAAATGACAGAATGTAGGATTCCTAAGTTTTGCAATTTTAAAGCTTTTGTACCCAATTATTCTCCTCAAGAAATAAGGCATCAGAGAGATTTTGGAGCCTGTTCAGCAACTATTTCATGTTTCCTCCCTTCCTTAACTGTCTAGCTGATGTGTCGGCAACATGGACTTGGGAAATCAAACAAGGGTTTCAGAATTTTTACTCCTGGGATTTTCCCAGGACCTAGAGGATCAACAGACGCTCTTCGCACTGTTTCTGTCCATGTACCTGGTCACGGTGCTAGGGAACCTGCTCATCATCTTGGCCGTCAGCTCTGACTCCCACCTCCACAcccccatgtacttcttcctcTCCAACCTGTCCTTGGCTGACATCGGTTTCACCTCCACCACAGTCCCTAAGATGCTGGTGAACATCCAGGCGCAGAGCAATGCCATCAGCTATGCAGGCTGCATCTCTCAGATgtattttttcatggtttttggAGGCATAGACACATTTCTCCTCACCGTGATGGCCTATGACCGGTATGTGGCCATCTGTCACCCCCTGTACTACCCTGTCATTATGAACCCCCGCCTCTGTGGCCTGCTGGTTCTTGTGTTCTGGTTCCTCAGCTTGTCATACTCCCTGATCCAGAGTCTATTGATGCTGCGGGTGTCCTTCTGCACCACTTGGGTCATTCGGCACTTTTACTGCGAGCTTGCTCAGGCCCTCACGCTTGCCTGCTCAGACACACACATCAATTACATCCTGCTCTACGTGGTGACCGGCCTTCTGGGTTTTGTGCCCTTCTCAGGAATCCTTTTCTCCTACACCCAAATTGTCTCCTCCATCCTGAGAATCTCATCCACAGATGGGAAACACAAAGCCTTTTCTACCTGCGGATCTCATCTGTCTGTGGTTTCTTTATTCTATGGGACAGGCCTTGGTGTGTATCTTAGTTCCAATGCATCGTCCTCTTcctggcggggcatggtggcctCGGTCATGTACACTGTGGTCACCCCCATGCTGAACCCCTTCATCTATTGCTTGCGAAACAGGGACATCAAGAGGGCCCTAGAGAGACTGCTTGGGAGAAGGCTCTATGCTCGATGACGGGAACATTGGTCCTGGGTTTCTGAGTTGGCAGAGGTAGCAGCAGTGAGCTAAAGAAATTCTGGAcaagcctgggctacacagcaagaccctgtctctacaaaaaatatataataattagccaggcatggtggtgtgcacctgtggtcccagctactcaggaggctgaggtgggaggaccctttgagcccaggaggctgaggctgcagtgagcagagattgtgctactgcactccagcctgggcaatagagccagaccctgtctcaaaaacaacagcaactaaAGAAATTCTGcctacaggccaggcgcagtgtctcacacctgtaatcccagtgctttgggaggctgaggcaggaagatcacttgagaccagaagttcaagtccagcctgggcaacaaagatagtaaaatgtctcaaaaagaaaaaaattctgcctcTTAATCTCATGGAATTTGTTTCTCTGTCTTTAGTCAACATACCTTGTGAGTACTGTGAGTACTTTGTATGAGTCTTATACAAAGAGACTTCTCTGTTATCCTTCAGTTCTACCCTTTCATCTCctccttttatattttccatgACTACACCTCAGCTTGGTGTTTGTAGATTTGTATTGATTCCTGAGGGTTAATACAGCAAGTTCAAGT contains:
- the LOC116271601 gene encoding olfactory receptor 7D4-like; protein product: MDLGNQTRVSEFLLLGFSQDLEDQQTLFALFLSMYLVTVLGNLLIILAVSSDSHLHTPMYFFLSNLSLADIGFTSTTVPKMLVNIQAQSNAISYAGCISQMYFFMVFGGIDTFLLTVMAYDRYVAICHPLYYPVIMNPRLCGLLVLVFWFLSLSYSLIQSLLMLRVSFCTTWVIRHFYCELAQALTLACSDTHINYILLYVVTGLLGFVPFSGILFSYTQIVSSILRISSTDGKHKAFSTCGSHLSVVSLFYGTGLGVYLSSNASSSSWRGMVASVMYTVVTPMLNPFIYCLRNRDIKRALERLLGRRLYAR